Genomic segment of Chelmon rostratus isolate fCheRos1 chromosome 2, fCheRos1.pri, whole genome shotgun sequence:
GGCAGTGGCCATATTTAACAATACTGCCATTGTTACTGCGGTGAAAAAGCAATGTCATATGGCCAGTCCAAACCACGCACTGCAACATGGCTGTGTTCACCCCTCCCCCACACTGCTTTCACTGCCACAGCCCCGGCAAATCTCGGTTCATATGCACAGTCTGTATGTTCGAGTCTGTAACGTAAAAACACGATTCAGGCTGCTTGTGACTTCATCTGGAGGCATTTTTATTGTCTCCATAGTCTGAAATACTCACACAAATGACTGTATAACACAGGAGGTATCCAAGTGTGGACATGTTACTAAAATTGACATAACTTTGGGATTCCAACGGTTTCTTCAAATATGCATTCCATGTTGCATGCATCACATTGCctttctttttaaagatttgttaCAAATAAAATCTTTGACACTGAACTATTAATTCTGGGAGTGGCAGCTTACAGCCACAAATATTTGTTAGTGAGAACatagacaaactgcagctcacaTCTTTCTTTGTGTATTAAGATTATTAGTGTGCAAGACCATTCACTAAGTCCATAACAATTGTCATACACACAATCTGCAGTCTTTCAAGATGTAAATTGATCAAATCATTGATCAAATTGATTGTAAACAATCCACAATAGCAGTCAGACACATCACATTCTGCTCCACAGAACTCCTCCCCACCATCAACTTCTaccaaaaaatccaaaaattaTGACTTAAgatttctttccttttgctgataaaaaaaaacaatataataaagtCCAGTAACTGTGCATACTGTTTAAGATGGCACACCACAGATTATACAGTATATGGCCCTAACAGGCATATGTATACAAAATATAGCCATTTATCAATACGAAGTGATGTTACTGAGTCTACAGGATAGGGGTCTTTGGGAGAACAGTtgcatacagacacaaaataatttTAACGTCAAAAATGAGTGTTATGTGTTATCAGTTAATAAGTTACCCTTCACTCAGGAGTAGTGGATCCAACAGGGAAATACTACATCTGCTATGGGTATAATCATAATCATGTATAAGGCTACAGTACACGGCCCCTTGAATAAGCATAATTACAATATTGGTCAACCACCAAAAAACTGAATTTGACTTTGCCATATGACAGACTGGACAACAGACTAGATGTGTTTGAAAACTGATTAAGATTCTAACAAGACTCCTCTAAATAGGTGGCCTGTTCAAAAAAGGGAAAGGTCACCACAAAAAGACTGCCTTCGTCTCGTTCGCCTGTGGAGAATCGGTCTCTCACCCCTCCTGCTCTCAACGGCCGACTAAGCGGCGACTAAGAATGAAAGGGAAACAAATGGCtgagagtgtttgttttctggtgttGGGACATTCCCCCTGTTCTTTAGGTCTTTTTAAAAGGTTGTTACACTCTAACATGCCAAGACTCTCCCTGCTGCTGGGaaatgctgccctctgctgggtGCTCAGTGGCACTGCAGAGCCATGCGTCCCCCACGGTGCGTGTGAGTCCCTCAGAGCAGCTTCAGACTCCCAGTGACATTGTTCACCATCTCCTCCTCACCCATGATGGCTAGGACAGTGCGGGACCCAGCTTCCACCTGCCAAAGACAAGAGGTTCTGGTTCAGTTCTCAGAGTGTCACATTTTCATACGAAGCACTGTGTCACACTGACACAATCGATTGCATTGACCAAATATATTATGACAATATTTTGTGAATCACTGCTGGGTCTccaaaatacatttacacacaaaacaaatttgaAAATGGCCTTTTTTCCTCACCTGCGTAAGCCCTGCATCCTGGACCAGGTAAGTGGgcaggctgaggctcatggcCAGGGCCTGCAGCTCCAGTAGATGAGCCACGTTGGTGCCTTGAACCACCACCTTCTTGGCTCTGCATCAACACCATACACATGCACTTTTTCATTGTTACTGTTTATTAGAATTGACTGAATTATGCAGAAATGGCATAAATGCTGGCAAAAGATATACAGCCGTCCTCAAAATTATTCATTCACTTGCTAATTCTTgtaattttttaatttagtgacgaaatatttcttttttttttttaagtttgtgtaTCAGTTACATGTGAACAACAATTGAACGAAGGACAACAAtacaaaattcaaaaaaatctttatttcagaGGGATTTTATTGATGGATTCCCAAAAATGCCATGTTCAAATTTATTCATACCCTCgtcctttgtctttctttaataGCCTTTGTTCTTTATGACTGCTTCTAGACGATTCTTGTACGTGTCCACAAGCTTCCTGCATGTCTCCTGTGGGATGTTGGCCCACTCTTCCCAAGCCTCAAGCTGGGTCAGATTGGTTGGTTTCCAAGCCATCACTCTGGTCTTCAAGTGATGCCACAAGTTTTCAGTGGGGTTCAGGtcaggactttgacttggccattCTAGGACGTTGACATCATTGTCTTTGAACCATTTCTTCACTACCTTGGcagtgtgtttaggatcattgtcttgctggaacGTCCAGTTGTGGCCAAGCTGGAGTTTCCCAGCAGATTccttcacattttcatcaagGATCCTGATGTAATCCTCCTTTTTCATGGTTCCTTGGACCTTGATGAGATTCCCTGTGCCACTGGAGGAGACACATGCCCATAGCCTTATGTTCCCACCACCATACTTGACAGTGTTCTTCGGTCTGTAggcttctcctttctttctccagacATACTGAGTATCCATATGGCCAAATAACTCCAACTTTGtctcgtcagaccacaggatGGTTGACCAAAAGCTGGGATCTTGCTTCAGATGACGTCTAGAAAAGGCCAGGCGAGTTTCTAGATGTTTCTTCCTGAGCAACGGTGTCTTCCAAGGTGTACGTCCATGGAGACCTCCTCTGTGCAAAACTCGCTTGATGGTGGACCGTGAAACCTGTGTCCCTGCCTGGTCAAGCATTTCAATTAGGGCCTTGGTTGTGGTCTGTGGGTTGTGGGTTGACCTCTCGGCAGATTTTCCTGGCAAGTTTAGAGGACACCTTACGCTTTCTGTCACGCCCACTGAGGTTTTTAACAGTGTTGAACCTCTTATGCTTGTTGATGATGCTCTGGACGGTTGACACAGGGACATCATACTGCTTGGAAATGGCCTTATAACCCTTTCCTTCACTGTAGGCACATACAAGATGGTGACGTAGGTCCTCGCTGAGCTCCTTCTTCTTGACCATGATGACCAGAAATTGAGAATGACCTGAGCACTTTTCCCCTATTCATACTGCTCTggaaggatgttttttttttttttttttttttaaatcagtgtttaacATTTGGTCAATAATGTTAAAGGGTTTTATTCCATTGTGACACCTTCAAGTAACTACTGGACAAAGACTACCACATTTGGtacatttttgttgaaatattgtCAGGGGTATGAATAAATTTGAACACGGCATTTCTTGGGAATCCATAATAAAATACCCCTGAAATGAATATTTACTTGAATTGTATATTGTTGTCATTCGTTCAATTGTTGTTCACATATAACTGAtacacaaacttaaaaaaaaataaaagaaatatttcgTCACTAAAttcaaaaaaatcacaagaattAGCAAGGGGGGAATTAGCAATTTGGGTTTTCTGCAAATAGCAGCACTAAAACATGCTTGCTCCTTCCATCTCCTCTACTAATGTACTGTATAGGCCTTACCCACTGTGGTCCCACTTCCAGGCCATCTCCCTCCAGCTGTTCTTCTCCTGCAGAGCCTGGTACAAACCCACAGCAGCATGGCCAACCTGGGCTGccacctacacaaacacacagcattgtCACACCTACACATCTGATTACGTTTCCAGCCAGACTGAAAATTACGGGTGAGCGGTATATCGGTTTCACCACCATTTCCAGTGTCACAATTTGCCACAACATAGATTTTGCAATACCACTATTACCATgataaacatttaaacattttaaaaatgtgttttactgtggcCGCGAcaacatgcaggtagagggcATCGCACATACTCTCAGAAttggagttacatccagtacCTATTTTCCTCGCTATAATGCTGATTCCAATAATACAAAGATATGGAAGGTATTATTACTAGCAACTCAGGTCAatgtctctgttgttgttgcagtcaaccaacacaaacatcttCTTCTACAGGGAAAACCCAGTGGATGAACTTGGAGGATGGAAATTTCCCTGcaacaactggaaaactctTGGGCTATACATGTGCACTAATCATTTTACATCAGACTGCTTTGagggccaatacaaagcaggattcaaAACAAGAGCTCAAGGATGGACCAATAGTAATCTCAAACTTTATACTGAGAGACTAgacaagagaaactgtgtgaatgttaagtCTAATCTGAAATTATTTAAATCACCAGAGTAGTACACTGGATGTGGGAaatttcacattgttttttgctGTCTCACGTAGCCAGACCTAACGTTATCTCCAAACTTCATACTGTAACACAAGCTTCAGCTTGCATAGGAAAGCCTATAGCATGTgcgtctgttgctgctgtatgtaaatttacttgatagacatgccccGTGGTACACCGACTGttgtattattttaatatgctttgggttttctgccaaataaatgctgctgagaTTCCTAACCTTACCCCTTTTCTATCTcatgagaatgaatcacattacattcaCTGATAAACCTACACTATAGGGCAGGCAACTCCTCTCAAAGCACATGTAGGCCTTGACCTAATTTTCACTCCTGTTTGGAGCCAAGAAACAAATTTGTTTgtcaaatattttttctttcttaagaCTGAGTTCCATTCCATTTCTGAAGTGTGAAAAGAGGTAGAGTATCCCTACTGTTTTTGTAAAACCATGATATAATACTGTcactattaaaaaaaactttaggTCATATTGCCCACCTTTAATTAGAACGCAAACTCAACCTTAATACTACATTTACATGAAATCGGTACAATCCCTGTTTCAGTGTAACTGATGTGAGCATAAACTAATCTCACTCAGAGCAAAACAGCAGAGGCACTGGTCGGTGTTAATTATTGGAGGAACCTGGAAAATTCCATACgaatgcaaattaaaaacatgctttgtcaaaaaacagaacacataCAGCCGCAGCTTGACATCACTGTAAAACCTGAAATAGGCGCTATTAAATATAGCGGTAGCATCTTAAAAattagcatggctaaaaagtTCTTCCTTTTTTGTCGGTGGGGGACCAAACCACAACTGATTAGGATGAATTGTGTATCTGAACACAGCAAACATCCCACAGAGTCCACACTGGCACCACTGGACTTACCTTTCCAACACCCATGGCAAGGTCCATGTTCACCACAAATACCATCTTGAACATGAGATCatcatctccctcctcctgagagtcagagcagacaaaaagagacactgAGATTTGGCTTTGGACAAACTCCACAAGGTCTAATGTACCAAGGTGTACCTGTGGTGACTAAGCCTAGCTTATGGGCACCTCATTCTCCAGCTTGTTGAAGTAGTACATGGCCGCCTCCTCGGCAGACACGTTCCGAGTGTGCAGAAGTGCCTGAAGTGGCGAGAAACAATGAAATTGTCTGAGAACAAAGCAGTGAATTATAGTATGGCCATGGCATAATTCTGACTGACAAATATAGACTAAGCAATGCATTTATTCAATTAAACCCAATCTTAAATAACTGCTTTTACAGTTGGTAATAATTATTTGGGATATTCAGTTTTTGGTAGTTTTGAGCCGTTACATATACCTCAAGTTATTAAGCACAACCTGAATGAACAGTTGACACTATCAGTACTGTCAGCTATGCCATAGAAAAATGCAACATTCTCAGTCATACAGTAATTATCACTGGATGCTGATGTGAATGTGGCCTACATTCTGATACAGCCGCCCACCCT
This window contains:
- the si:dkey-19e4.5 gene encoding UBA_like_SF and PTH2 domain-containing protein — its product is MEPSEQSGPVSGSQDVNPVFLQQLRELDIPEEAAKQALLHTRNVSAEEAAMYYFNKLENEEEGDDDLMFKMVFVVNMDLAMGVGKVAAQVGHAAVGLYQALQEKNSWREMAWKWDHSGAKKVVVQGTNVAHLLELQALAMSLSLPTYLVQDAGLTQVEAGSRTVLAIMGEEEMVNNVTGSLKLL